From one Lineus longissimus chromosome 3, tnLinLong1.2, whole genome shotgun sequence genomic stretch:
- the LOC135484216 gene encoding uncharacterized protein LOC135484216 isoform X1, protein MMLNGILMDAKLMDGETEPETLEDMLSLLNSIADDLDFLLNDLYKNPPFGSQEGQTAGSSQIDHRASLLEQYVAAGVDDDETIDESLAGRKASVLSAHLDIFGLDDEDKGLHLPTQKVTANGEDAAMEQRCNTGDEPRFIPLVERLIKTHSVWYLPMVDRAGAMKSLNGKEDGVFIVRQSSHKDTMALSFRFAAKPGGFDHYLIEFTGRGLRIEGSLHFFPVMPMLIAHYIEKLDELPCQLRLPGAILKANTSHELNSIALLGKDFWTSSLIEWSKPHNTVVTSLIDIQPYQSCPSSHSVSSPVTISDLSKKRITKDILLSPSSDFDTSDLPDSLFQVPQTECFMSNLKPMDSSGTGTTSSQNSSSSQPSMKSDGSMNRVLMSSNSPHVQKSELYSFDTEDLHGQNQMGHESFISTTAISIGDSLDTTGFDQEDSVADSGGESDISSDGMEDGVRDMSAQKDSEMFFKDSSPYCKGDFRDRLSDYEDVWTPTPDMDKKDNEFNIGNIKTTATKLNNNTELAKAQEEFRNNLNALTRALSLSTGSLNMHCEAKSPHILKSPGHVGFMNPGFGCISKQMSVESLNMNQDITKRSPLIQPYSKEGIFNPGFKDSSLDRSTMNSKSSTEGKITEVDYTFELPDVSQVTKRPEKLDIIPVFETKKMSYTSTLTYERKQKKTEHTHVPDVHVTEVRLQVNQTQAESVPVKPQKPRPPPLNLTAVNQDTDARLRKFSSPPYAEPVDAISPDTWVPRSPSRCPASPGKFPVNPKRGPVSQSTGPIRATKALSMHDEHGQLKQDYRPKSQTEVKPIEAKSGAKTDAPSNMSNSKKNPPIPPRIGWVRRRKSAPSFPLNANVRKLLSGKGKEKEQPLTVSPPMGRPPLGQKLNQKSNSRDQPLSRSEPHGNLVTNQGSLEFSNASNQHIKLHRLNGFSSAVQNGGRYRLSSPPEFPLRQEKPVPFPVTKEEVAVTKDDSYSDGTPPRATAQSESNKGMFEKLESIEDVPENPEELDSLDATKKVKPGRRRRLLGRPLSLKVEKALPQFNKKEAKRSLSLKKLKGSPVISEQLPLPADTTVQETSPKGSKKSFSIKGDKSIESLSGSRSSFGHPCSIFGCQSSLDRDCPLSDTSSFKSFSTTDLSTKGADRYDSEEVKSSENVQRNVRSSADYDDSTCTLSVISDRTSFSDTSTVEDLIRACSPQLTLKPVCQLTKENVQRLSAYDNLHCIDELQSPGESVATVFCKPWDSTIWENLLTDNKEGKNLPLEVTQAVQEWMTRSGSLSDVGYTPAPFTGKTGTASVADSWTYQAGESEPATPQIINPPSLTPVPGSPSRSSIKESSPRASLQGVSGHEPSPRASLQHPRTSSLRSTPDRDHLDSSSKRSLRNSCGIDIVSPSVHVHEDADNVSNSWVNLSLDERRPSFAMEAVEDMCLTSQSPQQRHQHLQYEDDKSDVSESFRNRIMPYLGARKVHSLRNKEKDPGLRIRDSISRLALDQKTTFGCTIENFNKCTIESAEMNPNIVMRNVRQFMSGIKNYLTKHGEGELQDIIERERNKLHEDEFLNIDAIIEGSLHKCVVKPLKQHIYSLFVKHHTKNGNLELLSSSIKFARNKSSVEIGLRPGLIPPRGTSLDEIKHYLDKMQKAYSPLKKLENLLGATSAIYNGVEEQGADDKSKNSVPMGADDFLPVFIYVIVQCGLISAEIEADYMWGLLHPSLLAGEGGYYLTTLSSAVHVLKNFSDEELAGVGGAVNHRKASRCSSLNDSNMQGVMKILIPDEKDDTIRSQPLPVRPNMSTKDVCSLIAHKFRVTNPQDYGLYTLVDKSEIKLQDAECPQVVKSDYSAVGMECRFAYKRNDAAFAWPPMSLSHLPEPFSSEGYNYSKRSTSLSHIRTGLE, encoded by the exons ATGATGTTGAATGGGATACTGATGGACGCGAAGCTGATGGACGGAGAGACAGAGCCAGAGACGCTAGAGGATATGCTCTCT TTGCTGAACAGTATTGCAGATGACCTTGACTTTTTGCTCAATGACCTTTATAAGAATCCCCCATTTGGAAGCCAAGAAGGTCAGACTGCTGGCTCATCACAAATTGATCACAG GGCTAGTCTTCTGGAGCAGTATGTAGCAGCcggtgttgatgatgatgagacgATAGATGAGAGCCTTGCTGGTAGGAAAGCATCAGTCCTCTCAGCACATCTTGATATCTTTGGACTGGATGATGAAGATAAG GGCCTGCACCTCCCAACCCAAAAAGTGACAGCCAATGGTGAAGACGCTGCAATGGAGCAGCGTTGTAACACGGGGGACGAGCCACGGTTCATCCCGTTGGTGGAACGCCTTATCAAGACACACTCAGTATGGTACCTCCCTATGGTGGATAGAGCAGGGGCCATGAAATCTCTCAATGGCAAGGAAGATGGG GTGTTTATTGTTAGGCAGTCAAGTCACAAGGATACCATGGCCCTTTCGTTCAGATTTGCTGCCAAGCCTGGAGGTTTTGACCACTACCTGATTGAGTTCACAGGTCGTGGGTTGAGGATTGAGGGCTCCCTACACTTCTTCCCTGTGATGCCTATGCTGATTGCCCACTATATCGAGAAACT cgATGAGCTACCATGCCAACTGCGTCTTCCAGGAGCCATACTCAAAGCCAACACCTCTCACGAATTGAACTCCATTGCATTATTAGGAAAAG acttctGGACCTCCTCACTGATCGAGTGGAGCAAACCTCACAACACTGTCGTGACAAGTCTCATAGACATCCAGCCATATCAATCTTGTCCAAGCTCCCACAGTGTAAGCTCACCAGTCACCATCAGCGACTTATCAAAGAAGAGAATAACAAAAGACATTCTTCTCTCTCCGTCTTCTGATTTCGATACATCAGATTTACCGGATAGTTTGTTCCAAGTTCCACAAACGGAGTGCTTCATGTCAAATTTGAAACCAATGGATAGTTCTGGCACTGGGACAACAAGTTCTCAGAACTCATCGAGTTCTCAGCCATCTATGAAATCGGATGGCTCAATGAACAGGGTGCTCATGTCTTCCAATAGCCCTCATGTGCAAAAATCTGAACTTTATTCCTTCGATACTGAAGATTTACATGGTCAAAATCAAATGGGTCATGAATCATTCATTTCGACAACTGCGATCAGTATTGGTGATAGTTTAGATACTACTGGTTTTGATCAGGAGGACTCTGTTGCTGATAGTGGTGGAGAATCGGACATTTCGAGTGACGGAATGGAAGATGGGGTCAGGGATATGTCAGCTCAGAAAGACAGTGAGATGTTTTTCAAGGATAGCAGCCCGTACTGTAAGGGTGACTTTCGGGATCGTTTGAGCGATTACGAAGATGTCTGGACTCCGACTCCAGACATGGATAAAAAAGACAATGAATTTAACATAGGAAACATAAAAACTACTGCTACTAAACTGAACAATAACACTGAGCTTGCTAAAGCACAGGAAGAGTTCCGGAACAATCTAAATGCATTGACACGTGCCCTGTCTCTGAGTACAGGCAGTCTCAATATGCATTGTGAGGCAAAGTCGCCTCATATTCTAAAAAGTCCAGGTCATGTTGGGTTCATGAACCCGGGCTTTGGTTGCATTAGCAAACAAATGAGTGTAGAAAGTTTGAACATGAATCAGGACATTACCAAACGGTCACCGCTCATTCAGCCATATTCAAAGGAAGGGATTTTCAATCCAGGATTTAAAGACTCATCTTTGGACCGAAGCACTATGAACTCTAAAAGTAGCACAGAAGGAAAAATCACAGAAGTGGATTATACTTTCGAATTACCTGACGTGTCTCAGGTGACTAAGAGACCAGAAAAGTTAGACATCATACCAGTATTCGAAACTAAGAAGATGTCGTATACCAGCACGTTAACTTATGAGAGGAAGCAGAAGAAAACAGAACACACACATGTTCCTGATGTTCATGTGACTGAAGTCAGACTTCAGGTCAATCAAACACAAGCAGAATCTGTTCCAGTCAAACCACAGAAGCCACGCCCTCCTCCACTGAATCTTACGGCTGTGAACCAAGACACTGATGCAAGGCTGAGGAAATTCTCTAGTCCTCCTTATGCCGAACCCGTAGATGCCATATCCCCAGACACGTGGGTGCCTAGGAGTCCGAGTAGATGCCCAGCTAGTCCTGGAAAATTTCCGGTAAATCCTAAGAGGGGCCCAGTTAGTCAAAGTACAGGACCTATAAGAGCAACTAAGGCTTTGAGCATGCATGATGAACATGGGCAGTTAAAACAGGACTACAGACCAAAGAGTCAAACTGAGGTGAAACCAATTGAGGCTAAAAGTGGGGCTAAAACTGATGCTCCTTCTAACATGTCCAACTCCAAGAAAAACCCACCCATCCCACCGCGCATTGGATGGGTTCGGAGGAGAAAGTCTGCACCTAGCTTCCCGCTGAATGCAAATGTTCGAAAGTTGCTATCTGGCAAAGGAAAAGAGAAGGAACAACCACTGACAGTGTCGCCTCCTATGGGTAGACCTCCTCTTGGTCAGAAGCTTAACCAGAAATCAAATAGTAGGGATCAACCGTTGTCGAGGTCGGAGCCCCATGGCAACCTTGTCACAAACCAAGGTTCATTAGAGTTCTCAAATGCATCCAATCAACATATAAAGTTACACCGTTTGAATGGATTCAGTAGCGCAGTTCAAAATGGTGGAAGGTATAGGTTGTCGTCTCCTCCAGAGTTTCCTCTGCGCCAGGAGAAACCAGTGCCATTCCCCGTTACCAAGGAGGAGGTAGCTGTGACAAAAGATGATTCATACAGTGATGGCACTCCCCCAAGGGCCACTGCCCAATCAGAGTCAAACAAGGGAATGTTCGAAAAATTGGAATCAATTGAAGACGTCCCTGAGAATCCTGAAGAACTGGATTCGTTGGATGCTACTAAGAAAGTTAAACCAGGGCGAAGACGGAGACTCCTAGGGCGGCCTTTGTCACTCAAGGTCGAGAAAGCACTTCCTCAATTCAACAAAAAAGAAGCAAAGCGATCCCTTTCCTTAAAAAAGTTGAAAGGTTCTCCAGTAATTTCAGAACAGCTGCCTCTTCCAGCGGATACAACCGTTCAAGAAACGAGCCCTAAAGGTTCAAAGAAATCTTTCAGCATAAAGGGGGACAAATCCATTGAAAGTTTGAGTGGGAGTAGATCCTCATTCGGTCATCCATGTTCAATCTTTGGGTGTCAGTCGTCGCTCGATCGTGATTGTCCACTGTCTGATACATCGAGTTTCAAATCTTTCTCAACAACTGATCTCAGTACCAAAGGTGCTGACAGATATGACTCTGAAGAAGTGAAGTCTTCAGAAAATGTTCAGAGGAATGTGAGATCCTCTGCAGATTATgatgatagtacatgtactttatctGTTATATCTGACCGGACTTCTTTTTCGGATACGTCGACTGTTGAGGATTTAATCCGAGCTTGTTCCCCACAACTAACTCTCAAACCAGTGTGTCAGTTAACGAAGGAAAATGTTCAACGTTTATCTGCCTATGACAACCTCCATTGTATCGATGAACTTCAGTCCCCTGGGGAGAGTGTCGCTACTGTGTTCTGCAAACCATGGGATAGTACGATATGGGAGAATTTGCTTACAGATAACAAAGAGGGGAAGAATCTTCCTTTGGAGGTTACACAGGCTGTCCAAGAATGGATGACAAGATCGGGAAGTCTTAGTGATGTTGGATACACCCCTGCTCCTTTCACTGGCAAGACTGGTACGGCATCTGTTGCGGACAGCTGGACATATCAAGCAGGAGAATCAGAGCCAGCCACTCCACAGATTATCAATCCTCCTAGTTTGACACCTGTTCCCGGCTCTCCCAGCAGATCTAGTATCAAGGAGTCGAGCCCAAGAGCAAGTCTGCAAGGCGTCAGTGGCCATGAACCTAGCCCCAGGGCAAGTCTGCAACACCCACGGACATCATCTTTGCGGAGTACCCCAGATCGTGACCATCTTGATTCATCAAGTAAAAGATCATTACGCAATTCCTGCGGTATCGATATTGTTTCGCCAAGTGTACATGTTCATGAAGATGCGGATAACGTTTCAAATTCATGGGTGAATCTCTCATTGGATGAACGGCGGCCATCCTTCGCCATGGAAGCAGTGGAAGACATGTGTTTGACTTCCCAGTCTCCTCAACAACGACATCAACATCTCCAATACGAAGATGACAAGTCTGATGTTAGTGAAAGCTTTAGGAATAGGATCATGCCATATTTAG GTGCCAGGAAAGTTCATAGTCTCAGAAACAAGGAAAAGGACCCTGGACTCAGAATCAGGGATTCCATATCTAG ACTTGCCCTGGACCAGAAGACCACATTTGGTTGTACCATTGAGAACTTCAACAAGTGCACCATTGAGAGCGCTGAGATGAACCCGAATATTGTCATGAGAAAT GTTCGTCAGTTCATGTCTGGGATCAAGAACTACCTGACCAAGCACGGTGAGGGAGAGCTACAGGACATCATTGAGAGAGAAAGGAATAAGCTCCATGAAGATGAGTTCCTTAACATCGATGCCATCATTGAGGGATCACTCCATAAATGTGTCGTCAAACCACTGAAACAACACATTTATTCTTTGTTTGTCAAACACCATACAAA GAATGGAAATCTCGAACTACTTTCATCCAGTATTAAATTTGCACGGAACAAATCATCAGTGGAGATAGGTCTTAGG CCTGGTCTGATACCTCCAAGAGGGACCAGTTTAGATGAGATCAAACACTACTTGGATAAGATGCAGAAGGCATATTCTCCACTCAAAAAACTTGAGAACCTACTTGGTGCTACGTCTGCCATTTATAATGGG GTTGAAGAACAAGGTGCTGATGATAAATCAAAAAATTCTGTACCCATGGGAGCAGATG ATTTCCTACCAGTGTTTATTTATGTAATCGTCCAGTGCGGCCTGATCTCAGCTGAAATCGAAGCGGACTACATGTGGGGCTTGCTTCATCCCTCCCTGCTGGCTGGGGAGGGAGGCTACTACCTGACAACACTCAGCAGTGCTGTTCATGTCCTCAAAAACTTCAGTGACGAGGAGTTGGCAGGAGTTGGAGGAGCCGTAAATCATAGGAAAGCA TCCCGCTGCTCAAGTCTGAATGACTCCAACATGCAAGGAGTAATGAAGATCCTGATACCAGATGAGAAAGATGATACCATCAGGTCTCAGCCTCTGCCAGTCAGGCCAAACATGTCAACTAAGGATGTCT GTAGCCTAATAGCTCACAAGTTTAGAGTGACCAACCCACAAGACTATGGTCTCTACACATTAGTCGACAAGAGTG AAATCAAGCTGCAGGATGCTGaatgtccccaggttgtgaagTCCGACTACTCAGCTGTCGGAATGGAATGTCGCTTCGCCTACAAAAGAAATGATGCAGCATTTGCTTGGCCGCCCATGTCGCTTAGTCACTTGCCTGAACCTTTCAGCAGTGAAGGATACAACTACAGCAAACGGTCAACTAGTCTGTCACACATACGAACTGGACTAGAATGA